From a region of the Corythoichthys intestinalis isolate RoL2023-P3 chromosome 7, ASM3026506v1, whole genome shotgun sequence genome:
- the tab3 gene encoding TGF-beta-activated kinase 1 and MAP3K7-binding protein 3: MAQGGYQLDYHILQDLKQRFPEIPEGVVSQCLLQNNNNLDLCCHLLAKESNRYLYGDFHHSPEEARRGQNHMLHISLGHPGSEVKKPNGGPGRSLVHSTSDSHIEPQRPSYPEPLSAPATMAPSPVYNPFFINDPSRSASTPTPPPTIQGMSPTFSSASRYTMNPITVTIPQSIPNAPQALQITPGHYGNSSNTTHYIRPSPSQSPQPPPWSSSNTSVYQHQQSPYSTPTYGSPYSSPQHQPQTQQTSQHQQYVFLPITSPTLPSMPYHHPQQPQQQPPLYRPYHAKSSLKNQMEITLEGPRPRSNSPVHTAHPQGALYIATSPSPGSPSRGVTLSGTTGASPYHAGIYLQPRPTASPQPGQSAYTFRCKVSPGGQAQRAPSSPPVAEAESLLNIVDQGATNAAPPPILPISLLPGNVTRQLQQMPRRSSSGSDDYAYTQALLLHQRARMERLRKELLVERQKLEQLKSDVNNMEYDALQRRFRRVSSTSFIPRPEEMTRLRSLNRQLQIDIDCTLKETDLLQSRGKFDPQAMNNFYDNIQPGPVVPPKPGKKEGEHCPKVVAVPPRDEDFEGAQWSCDSCTFLNHPALNRCEQCEMPRYT, from the exons ATGGCACAGGGGGGCTATCAGCTGGATTATCATATCCTGCAGGACCTCAAGCAGCGCttccccgagatcccggaaggaGTGGTGTCACAATGCCTTTTGCAG AACAACAATAATCTggatctctgctgccacctgctggccAAGGAGAGTAATCGATACCTCTATGGAGACTTCCATCACAGTCCAGAGGAGGCACGCCGGGGTCAAAATCACATGCTGCACATAAGCCTGGGTCACCCAGGTTCAGAAGTAAAGAAGCCAAATGGAGGACCTGGGCGCTCCCTCGTACACAGCACAAGTGACAGTCACATTGAACCACAGAGACCAAGTTACCCTGAGCCACTGTCTGCCCCTGCCACCATGGCCCCCTCTCCGGTTTACAATCCTTTTTTCATTAACGACCCGAGCCGTTCAGCCAGCACTCCTACCCCTCCGCCAACTATTCAGGGTATGTCCCCCACGTTCTCCTCTGCCTCACGGTATACTATGAACCCTATCACGGTTACGATTCCGCAAAGTATACCCAATGCCCCGCAGGCTTTGCAAATAACCCCGGGGCACTATGGTAACAGCAGCAACACCACCCATTATATTCGGCCCTCACCATCCCAGAGCCCACAGCCACCACCTTGGTCCTCATCGAACACCTCTGTTTATCAGCATCAACAGTCTCCGTATAGCACCCCCACGTATGGCTCGCCTTACAGCTCTCCCCAGCATCAACCCCAAACCCAGCAGACATCCCAGCACCAGCAATATGTCTTCCTCCCAATTACCTCGCCAACCCTTcccagcatgccctaccaccacCCACAACAACCACAACAGCAGCCCCCTCTTTACAGGCCCTATCATGCTAAAAGCTCCCTTAAGAACCAGATGGAGATTACTCTGGAAGGCCCACGGCCTCGCAGCAACTCCCCTGTCCACACTGCCCACCCCCAGGGAGCACTTTATATCGCCACCAGCCCCTCACCCGGCTCCCCTTCGAGGGGCGTCACGTTGAGCGGAACTACCGGAGCGTCACCCTATCATGCCGGAATATACCTGCAGCCTCGGCCTACGGCCTCACCTCAGCCAGGCCAGTCAGCCTACACCTTTAGATGCAAAGTATCCCCCGGAGGGCAGGCCCAGAGAGCACCCAGCTCTCCTCCCGTGGCAGAGGCGGAATCACTGCTCAACATTGTCGACCAGGGGGCCACCAACGCTGCCCCTCCACCCATCCTCCCCATCTCGCTTTTACCAGGGAATGTAACTCGACAGTTGCAACAGATGCCTCGACGGTCAAGCTCAGGCTCAGATGACTATGCCTACACACAAG CTCTACTGCTCCACCAGCGAGCCAGGATGGAGCGTCTTCGGAAGGAGTTGCTGGTAGAGAGGCAGAAACTGGAGCAGCTCAAGTCGGATGTCAACAACATGGAATACGACGCCCTGCAAAGACGCTTCCGTAGAGTCAGCTCGACCAGCTTTATTCCCAGA CCTGAGGAGATGACGCGATTACGGAGTCTTAACAGACAGCTTCAGATTGATATCGACTGCACCCTGAAGGAGACGGATTTGCTGCAGTCCAGAG GGAAGTTCGACCCACAGGCGATGAACaacttctatgacaacattcaGCCTGGCCCAGTGGTGCCGCCCAAGCCGGGAAAGAAAG AAGGGGAACACTGCCCCAAGGTGGTGGCGGTGCCGCCGAGGGACGAGGACTTCGAAGGTGCTCAGTGGAGCTGCGACAGCTGCACCTTCCTCAACCACCCTGCTCTCAACCGCTGTGAACAATGCGAAATGCCGCGTTACACCTGA